A window of the Phaseolus vulgaris cultivar G19833 chromosome 5, P. vulgaris v2.0, whole genome shotgun sequence genome harbors these coding sequences:
- the LOC137834497 gene encoding uncharacterized protein: protein MVCFCFLVDQRREMQRSKPAAGICSRCGGGASVAEMKTATRFCRVPFYWKSWRAIVCTFCGAVLRSYQH from the coding sequence ATGGTGTGCTTCTGCTTTCTGGTGGACCAGCGGCGGGAGATGCAGCGGAGCAAGCCGGCGGCCGGGATCTGCTCCCGGTGCGGAGGCGGAGCCAGTGTCGCCGAAATGAAGACTGCCACCAGGTTCTGCCGTGTTCCTTTCTATTGGAAATCGTGGAGAGCCATTGTTTGCACTTTCTGTGGAGCCGTTCTTCGCTCTTACCAACACTGA